One genomic segment of Hordeum vulgare subsp. vulgare chromosome 2H, MorexV3_pseudomolecules_assembly, whole genome shotgun sequence includes these proteins:
- the LOC123424665 gene encoding uncharacterized protein LOC123424665, translating to MASELEAAIAALPAKKQRLRDSFDRLAAASPVPIPFTWADVDAHISSLQSSIAARFRLLQSRQAAALPATADTVRRHVRGKGQDSSEEEEDGGRAKRAPLDRNAGEVGGQASAEMPVESSRGLYGAVEEGEASPGLEPEEEEDGARDNRPPSDLNAGEEGEQGRAETAPEWSPDQDDAVEEGEQGRADMAPEWSPDQDDAVEEGEVSPGLEPEEEEEEDEEDAEETTTGAYPGHRHGETTPEPAGGAGEARRWDLAAARAVRDASVLADMLYWGNKRSLRARSQFLPALRCVAEPHALVVGAVRDFLDRTEPKSDKNWENCAALLCLVPNLAAEPSAATLDRAGRLAADWREMIVGKPEGRRDLGRLAVWGLLQFLVSYKITLELDARGTMHLLADVPRNKKQSCVELCNSLGMVQTVADSVNYLVESGQQRAAINYLIENGQQLDAIKLACDLNLTDRYPPLTLMNEYVEKAKKTALEILSREGDSPESLNEAMTEQVNALILSWKAVDEHVDMADRTGVKAEITQLLHGYAHKRLSLPGASSSSSSPAWSPQQQQPPPTPEWRRQQKERHGGQRPGEKQSRKRTREHDYHRNRKCITRAERWRSRFAELSPGGGAGGSFACDAGGIGDRRGQHFPEDQGGPSPCSGPC from the exons ATGGCGTCGGAGCTGGAGGCCGCCATCGCCGCCCTCCCCGCCAAGAAGCAGCGCCTCCGGGACTCGTTCGaccgcctcgccgccgcctcccccgtccccatccccttcacctgggCCGACGTAGACGCCCACATCTCCTCCCTCCAGTCCTCCATCGCCGCCCGCTTCCGCCTGCTCCAGTCGCGCCAGGCCGCCGCGCTCCCGGCCACCGCCGACACCGTCCGGCGCCACGTCAGGGGCAAGGGCCAGGAcagcagcgaggaggaggaggatggggggcGGGCCAAGCGCGCGCCTTTGGACCGTAATGCCGGGGAGGTGGGGGGGCAGGCGAGTGCGGAGATGCCAGTCGAGTCGTCTCGCGGCCTGTACGGCGCCGTTGAGGAGGGGGAGGCGTCCCCTGGCCTTGaaccagaggaggaggaggatggggcgcGGGACAATCGGCCGCCTTCGGACCTCAAtgccggggaggagggggagcaggGGAGGGCGGAGACGGCACCCGAGTGGTCTCCCGACCAAGACGACGCCGTCGAGGAGGGGGAGCAGGGGAGGGCGGATATGGCACCCGAGTGGTCTCCCGACCAAGACGACGCCGTCGAGGAGGGCGAGGTGTCTCCTGGCCTTGaaccagaggaggaggaggaggaggacgaggaggatgcCGAGGAGACCACCACAGGGGCGTACCCAGGCCATCGCCATGGGGAGACGACGCCGGAACCGGCAGGCGGCGCGGGGGAGGCCAGGAGGTGGGATCTCGCGGCGGCGCGCGCGGTCAGGGATGCGTCGGTGCTGGCGGACATGCTctactggggcaacaagaggagccTGCGCGCCCGGAGCCAATTCCTCCCGGCGCTGCGGTGCGTCGCCGAGCCGCACGCGCTCGTCGTCGGCGCCGTCAGGGACTTCCTGGACAGAACCGAGCCCAAGAGCGACAAGAACTGGGAGAACTGCGCCGCGCTGCTCTGTCTGGTCCCCAACCTCGCGGCCGAGCCGTCGGCGGCCACGCTGGACCGGGCCGGCCGGCTGGCGGCGGACTGGAGGGAGATGATCGTCGGAAAGCCTGAAGGGCGCAGGGACCTCGGCCGGCTCGCCGTATGGGGCCTTCTGCAGTTCCTCGTCTCGTACAAGATCACCTTGGAGCTGGACGCTCGTGGGACAATGCACCTCCTTGCCGACGTCCCGCGCAACAAGAAGCAGAGCTGCGTCGAGCTCTGCAACAGCCTTGGGATGGTTCAAACCGTCGCTG ACTCGGTGAACTATCTGGTTGAGAGTGGGCAGCAACGTGCTGCTATCAACTATCTGATTGAGAATGGGCAGCAACTTGATGCTATCAAACTGGCGTGTGATTTGAATCTGACCGACAGATATCCTCCACTTACCCTCATGAATGAGTATGTTGAGAAGGCTAAGAAGACAGCTCTGGAGATATTAAGCAGGGAAGGCGATTCACCGGAGTCTCTG AACGAGGCCATGACGGAGCAGGTGAACGCTCTGATACTGTCGTGGAAGGCGGTCGACGAGCACGTCGACATGGCGGACCGCACCGGCGTCAAGGCGGAGATCACCCAGCTGCTGCATGGGTACGCGCACAAGCGGCTGAGCCTGCCGGgcgcctcttcttcttcctcctcgcctgCTTGGAGCccacagcagcagcagccgccgccgacGCCGGAATGGCGGCGGCAGCAGAAGGAGCGGCATGGCGGGCAGAGGCCGGGGGAGAAGCAGAGCAGGAAGCGGACGCGAGAGCACGACTACCACCGGAACAGGAAATGCATTACGCGCGCGGAGAGGTGGCGGAGTCGGTTCGCCGAGCTGTCCcctggcggcggcgccggcggctcATTCGCGTGCGACGCGGGCGGGATAGGTGATCGTCGCGGCCAGCACTTCCCAGAGGATCAAGGAGGGCCTTCTCCATGCTCTGGTCCGTGTTAG